AAAAAAATGAATGTGTCACAAAACGAACTATATGACAACATGTCTTATGAAGAATCCCAAATACACTATCATTATCAAAGTAACGTATTTACAATACCTGCTTCGCTTATCGCAAGTATTATTTATAGAGTGAAACATGCAGCATAATATGTACGCTGTAAAATTATTGTTTGAATCTGTTCATTCTGGTGAACCTGATCCTACAAAAATTGATGAGCATTATGAAGAAAATCACAATACACTTTTGGAAGAAAGTATTATTCTTGTTAAAGCCAGCAGTTTGGAAGAAGCTCATGCACTAGGTGAACAAATCGCTATACAGTCTGAGCATACGTACG
This Bacillus paramycoides DNA region includes the following protein-coding sequences:
- a CDS encoding DUF3949 domain-containing protein — its product is MIWISLIVLAYFIILVPIQYNYIKMLKEKQKKMNVSQNELYDNMSYEESQIHYHYQSNVFTIPASLIASIIYRVKHAA
- a CDS encoding DUF4288 domain-containing protein, coding for MYAVKLLFESVHSGEPDPTKIDEHYEENHNTLLEESIILVKASSLEEAHALGEQIAIQSEHTYVNMYDEQITWKFRKVLHVFELDDTPFETGKELYARFLHVKKNETVDSVVKAYYPEYE